A region from the Sandaracinus amylolyticus genome encodes:
- the argS gene encoding arginine--tRNA ligase: MRIERFLDALAGKAIEDTLGVKAPAILRPTQDPKHGDYQVNGVMPLAKQQKRPPRELAEKVAEALRSHEAIAEATVAGPGFLNIRLADAWIAARLAESLKDARDGVPESETKQKIVVDYSSPNIAKQMHVGHLRSTIIGHALVQLLRFQGHEVIGDNHLGDWGTQYGLLIAGLRAFGGGDAAVASLSLAQLEGIYVEAKKRAKDDESFADEARRELAKLQSGDAANRALWERFVAITRAENDKVYERLGVSFDWWKGESFYEPMLPGVVDELLAKGLAREDQGAICIFFNELENVPNKLAKQKTPFLIRKKDGAFLYSTSDIATVEHRKSLGVERSIYVVDSRQSQHFEQLFGVVQMLGIQMQLEHVGFGMVLGSSGTALATREGNALTLASLLDEAEARAAVGVREQGIDISEQDMPKVARAVGIGAVKYSDLRQNRLSDYQFDFDKLIEFKGNAGPYLQYAATRGGSIFRTGGIDLASFAPASITLTEPAELALARQLAKFADVVHAAADTCQPHLLCDHLYAVASDFSRFYEACQVLKSEGATRESRLALTAITSRQLRRGLTLLGIEVLERM; this comes from the coding sequence ATGCGGATCGAACGCTTCCTCGATGCTCTCGCCGGAAAGGCGATCGAGGACACCCTGGGCGTGAAGGCGCCCGCGATCCTGCGCCCCACGCAGGACCCGAAGCACGGCGACTACCAGGTGAACGGCGTGATGCCGCTCGCCAAGCAGCAGAAGCGTCCGCCGCGCGAGCTCGCCGAGAAGGTCGCGGAAGCACTGCGCTCGCACGAAGCGATCGCGGAGGCGACCGTCGCGGGCCCCGGGTTCCTCAACATCCGCCTCGCCGACGCGTGGATCGCGGCGCGCCTCGCGGAGTCGCTGAAGGACGCGCGCGACGGCGTGCCCGAGAGCGAGACGAAGCAGAAGATCGTCGTCGACTACTCGAGCCCGAACATCGCGAAGCAGATGCACGTCGGCCACCTGCGCTCGACGATCATCGGCCACGCGCTGGTGCAGCTCCTTCGCTTCCAGGGCCACGAGGTCATCGGCGACAACCACCTCGGCGACTGGGGCACGCAGTACGGCTTGCTCATCGCGGGCCTGCGCGCGTTCGGCGGCGGTGACGCCGCGGTCGCGTCGCTCTCGCTCGCGCAGCTCGAGGGCATCTACGTGGAGGCGAAGAAGCGCGCGAAGGACGACGAGTCGTTCGCGGACGAGGCGCGCCGCGAGCTCGCGAAGCTGCAGTCGGGCGACGCCGCGAACCGCGCGCTCTGGGAGCGCTTCGTCGCGATCACGCGCGCCGAGAACGACAAGGTCTACGAGCGCCTCGGCGTCTCGTTCGACTGGTGGAAGGGCGAGAGCTTCTACGAGCCGATGCTCCCGGGCGTCGTCGACGAGCTGCTCGCGAAGGGCCTCGCGCGCGAGGACCAGGGCGCGATCTGCATCTTCTTCAACGAGCTCGAGAACGTCCCGAACAAGCTCGCGAAGCAGAAGACGCCGTTCCTCATCCGCAAGAAGGACGGCGCGTTCCTCTACTCGACCAGCGACATCGCGACGGTCGAGCACCGCAAGTCGCTCGGCGTCGAACGCTCGATTTACGTCGTCGACTCGCGCCAGTCGCAGCACTTCGAGCAGCTCTTCGGCGTCGTGCAGATGCTCGGCATCCAGATGCAGCTCGAGCACGTCGGCTTCGGCATGGTGCTCGGCAGCAGCGGCACCGCGCTCGCGACGCGCGAGGGCAACGCGCTCACGCTCGCGTCGCTGCTCGACGAGGCAGAAGCGCGCGCGGCGGTCGGTGTGCGCGAGCAGGGCATCGACATCAGCGAACAAGACATGCCGAAGGTCGCGAGGGCGGTCGGCATCGGCGCGGTGAAGTACAGCGATCTGCGCCAGAACCGGCTCAGCGACTACCAGTTCGACTTCGACAAGCTCATCGAGTTCAAGGGCAACGCCGGGCCCTATCTCCAGTACGCGGCGACGCGCGGCGGCTCGATCTTCCGCACCGGCGGGATCGATCTCGCGAGCTTCGCGCCCGCTTCGATCACGCTCACCGAGCCCGCCGAGCTCGCGCTCGCGCGCCAGCTCGCGAAGTTCGCGGACGTCGTGCACGCGGCGGCCGACACCTGCCAGCCGCACTTGCTCTGCGATCACCTCTATGCGGTCGCGAGCGACTTCAGCCGCTTCTACGAGGCGTGCCAGGTCCTGAAGAGCGAGGGCGCCACGCGCGAGTCGCGCCTCGCGCTCACCGCGATCACGTCGCGTCAGCTCCGCCGCGGCCTCACGCTGCTCGGCATCGAAGTCCTCGAGCGCATGTGA
- a CDS encoding THUMP domain-containing class I SAM-dependent RNA methyltransferase gives MSEAVEGTAREDRFQPFFVTCAAGTELALKDELRELRLHKVRADRGGARFEGTIDHAFRACLHSRIGVRVLMPIARFPAPDGEALYAGTRDVEWERWLTPRHTLAVSAISKQSALTHTAFVAQKTKDAIVDRLRDHTGARPNVDREDPDVAIFVHIAKDEASVHLDVSGESLHRRGWRRAIGEAPLKETLAAAVLRLSGWDRERPLIDPTCGSGTIPIEADLWARDVAPGIARDRFGVERWASHDARERAAFRAMRDEARANERPSGPEILGLDVDPRAVSLAESNAKRAASRARFRRASLRDLALPRTPTELVANPPYGVRLDVRAFWDELAAIRPALRGHRLSLLLQAPPPEGLLPEPVASHRLFNGAIECRLLTWEC, from the coding sequence GTGAGCGAGGCTGTCGAGGGCACGGCGCGCGAAGACCGCTTCCAGCCGTTCTTCGTCACCTGCGCCGCGGGGACCGAGCTCGCGCTGAAGGACGAGCTGCGCGAGCTGCGCCTCCACAAGGTGCGCGCCGATCGCGGCGGCGCGCGCTTCGAGGGCACGATCGATCACGCGTTCCGCGCGTGCCTTCATTCGCGCATCGGCGTGCGCGTGCTGATGCCGATCGCGCGCTTCCCCGCGCCCGACGGCGAGGCGCTCTACGCCGGCACGCGCGACGTCGAATGGGAGCGCTGGCTCACGCCGCGCCACACGCTCGCGGTCAGCGCGATCAGCAAGCAGAGCGCGCTGACCCACACCGCGTTCGTCGCGCAGAAGACGAAGGACGCGATCGTCGATCGTCTGCGCGATCACACCGGCGCGCGGCCCAACGTCGATCGCGAGGATCCCGACGTCGCGATCTTCGTGCACATCGCGAAGGACGAAGCGTCGGTGCACCTCGACGTCTCGGGCGAGTCGCTGCACCGACGTGGATGGCGCCGCGCGATCGGCGAAGCGCCGCTCAAGGAGACGCTCGCCGCCGCGGTGCTGCGCCTCTCGGGCTGGGATCGCGAGCGCCCGCTGATCGATCCCACCTGCGGCTCGGGCACGATCCCCATCGAGGCCGACCTATGGGCGCGCGACGTCGCGCCCGGCATCGCGCGTGATCGCTTCGGCGTCGAGCGCTGGGCCAGCCACGACGCGCGCGAGCGCGCCGCGTTCCGCGCGATGCGCGACGAGGCACGCGCGAACGAGCGCCCGAGCGGCCCCGAGATCCTCGGTCTCGACGTCGATCCGCGCGCGGTCTCGCTCGCCGAGTCGAACGCGAAGCGCGCTGCGTCTCGCGCGCGTTTCCGGCGTGCTTCGCTCCGCGATCTCGCGCTCCCGCGCACGCCCACCGAGCTCGTCGCGAACCCGCCCTACGGCGTGCGCCTCGACGTGCGCGCCTTCTGGGACGAGCTCGCCGCGATCCGTCCCGCGCTCCGCGGCCACCGACTGAGCCTCTTGCTCCAGGCGCCGCCGCCCGAAGGTCTTCTCCCGGAGCCCGTCGCGTCCCACCGGCTCTTCAATGGCGCCATCGAGTGTCGCCTACTGACCTGGGAGTGCTGA
- a CDS encoding serine/threonine protein kinase — MSVPSPKDNAVAPEEISAPPARTGKTGETDPLIGKVVSDRFRILSPIARGGMGVVYKAEQAPLGRLVAIKILSLKHDEEKDPEFRKRFFLEAATVAKLTHPNTVTVFDYGQGDGGIYYIAMELVNGRTLKRALTQEGPFAGDRAINIAKQICRSLREAHRLGVIHRDMKPGNVMLVDRDGEDYVKVLDFGLVKEIDGQNPDEDLTQAGVFMGSPKYMSPEQIQGEHVDGRTDIYAIGVMLYEMLTGRVPFNRENQMQILMDHVREPVPPMTVPSGKPPIPPELQAVVFKCLEKKATDRYPDMEALLVALKQGGGDGLHLTASHSREVDLSMSTGGTPISGVHTVGPQSPPAGMPSGALPPAPTSAAPEEKKSNAPMALAIVAVLAAVGGIGAYATGMIGGGATVDTTVLPTPTTGSPPQPEAPPTDALGAVTAPTPQTTTTTPQPAEPVHTLMVSLRSTPPGATVEIAGREYGPTPAQVELVGELATEGRELELVFSRPGFRPTTVTQVVHGTSMEVEARLTLIRRPGGGGGGGGGDESGSGDTRVEGYRDSPY, encoded by the coding sequence ATGAGCGTCCCGAGCCCGAAGGACAACGCCGTCGCTCCGGAGGAGATCAGCGCTCCGCCGGCACGCACGGGGAAGACGGGCGAGACCGACCCTCTCATCGGCAAGGTCGTCTCCGATCGCTTCCGGATCCTCTCGCCCATCGCGCGCGGCGGCATGGGCGTCGTGTACAAGGCCGAGCAGGCGCCGCTCGGTCGCCTCGTCGCGATCAAGATCCTCTCGCTCAAGCACGACGAGGAGAAGGATCCCGAGTTCCGGAAGCGCTTCTTCCTCGAGGCCGCCACGGTCGCGAAGCTGACGCACCCGAACACCGTCACGGTGTTCGACTACGGTCAGGGCGACGGCGGCATCTACTACATCGCGATGGAGCTGGTGAACGGGCGCACCCTGAAGCGCGCGCTCACCCAAGAAGGCCCGTTCGCGGGCGACCGCGCGATCAACATCGCGAAGCAGATCTGTCGCTCGCTCCGCGAAGCGCATCGCCTCGGCGTCATCCATCGCGACATGAAGCCGGGCAACGTGATGCTGGTCGACCGCGACGGCGAGGACTACGTCAAGGTGCTCGACTTCGGTCTCGTCAAGGAGATCGACGGTCAGAACCCCGACGAGGATCTCACGCAGGCCGGCGTGTTCATGGGCTCGCCCAAGTACATGTCGCCCGAGCAGATCCAGGGCGAGCACGTCGACGGCCGCACGGACATCTACGCCATCGGCGTGATGCTCTACGAGATGTTGACCGGCCGCGTGCCGTTCAACCGCGAGAACCAGATGCAGATCCTGATGGATCACGTGCGCGAGCCGGTGCCGCCGATGACGGTGCCCTCCGGCAAGCCGCCGATCCCGCCGGAGCTGCAGGCGGTCGTCTTCAAGTGCCTCGAGAAGAAGGCCACCGATCGCTATCCGGACATGGAAGCGCTGCTCGTCGCGCTGAAGCAGGGCGGCGGCGATGGCCTCCACCTCACGGCGTCGCACAGCCGCGAGGTCGATCTCTCGATGTCGACCGGTGGGACGCCGATCAGCGGCGTGCACACGGTCGGTCCGCAGTCGCCGCCCGCCGGGATGCCCTCGGGCGCGCTCCCGCCCGCGCCGACGAGCGCGGCGCCCGAGGAGAAGAAGTCGAACGCGCCGATGGCGCTCGCGATCGTCGCGGTGCTCGCGGCCGTCGGCGGCATCGGAGCGTACGCGACCGGCATGATCGGTGGCGGCGCGACAGTGGACACGACGGTGCTCCCGACGCCGACGACGGGATCGCCGCCGCAGCCCGAAGCGCCGCCGACCGACGCGCTCGGCGCGGTGACGGCGCCGACGCCCCAGACCACGACGACCACGCCGCAGCCCGCGGAGCCGGTGCACACGCTGATGGTCTCGCTGCGCTCGACCCCGCCGGGTGCGACGGTCGAGATCGCGGGCCGCGAGTACGGCCCGACGCCCGCGCAGGTCGAGCTCGTCGGTGAGCTCGCGACCGAGGGCCGCGAGCTCGAGCTCGTGTTCTCGCGGCCCGGCTTCCGACCGACGACCGTCACGCAGGTCGTGCACGGGACGTCGATGGAGGTCGAGGCGCGCCTCACGCTGATCCGTCGCCCGGGCGGCGGTGGCGGTGGTGGCGGCGGCGACGAGAGCGGCAGCGGCGACACCCGCGTCGAAGGCTACCGCGACAGCCCGTACTGA
- a CDS encoding SDR family NAD(P)-dependent oxidoreductase produces the protein MDLHGSVALVTGGASGLGRATVEALAARGATVAIVDRDADRAKALATSIGGDRAFAAPADVADGAAMSAVIDGAASRGPLRVAVACAGVGWAARTVDKDGKPHDLDLFRKVIDVNLVGTFNVLRLAAAAMAKATPLPDGQRGVIIGTASVAAFEGQIGQVAYSASKGAVVAMTLPAARDLAKVGVRVMTIAPGTFDTPMLAALPEEARKSLAAAIPNPSRLGDPTEYARLALSIVDNAYLNGTVIRIDGALRMAPK, from the coding sequence ATGGATCTGCACGGTTCGGTCGCACTGGTCACGGGCGGCGCGTCGGGGCTCGGACGCGCCACGGTGGAGGCGCTCGCAGCGCGCGGCGCGACGGTCGCGATCGTCGATCGCGACGCCGATCGCGCGAAGGCGCTCGCCACGTCGATCGGCGGTGATCGCGCGTTCGCCGCGCCCGCCGACGTCGCAGACGGCGCCGCGATGAGCGCGGTGATCGACGGCGCCGCGTCGCGCGGTCCGCTCCGCGTCGCGGTCGCGTGCGCCGGTGTCGGCTGGGCCGCGCGCACCGTCGACAAGGACGGCAAGCCGCACGACCTCGACCTCTTCCGCAAGGTCATCGACGTGAACCTCGTCGGCACGTTCAACGTGCTGCGCCTCGCCGCCGCCGCGATGGCGAAGGCCACGCCGCTGCCCGACGGACAACGCGGCGTCATCATCGGCACCGCGTCGGTCGCGGCGTTCGAAGGACAGATCGGTCAGGTCGCGTACAGCGCGAGCAAGGGCGCGGTCGTCGCGATGACTCTGCCGGCCGCGCGCGACCTCGCGAAGGTCGGCGTGCGCGTGATGACCATCGCGCCCGGCACGTTCGACACGCCGATGCTCGCGGCGCTGCCCGAAGAAGCGCGCAAGTCGCTCGCCGCAGCGATCCCGAACCCCTCGCGCCTCGGCGATCCCACCGAGTACGCGCGCCTCGCGCTGAGCATCGTCGACAACGCGTACCTCAACGGCACGGTCATCCGCATCGACGGCGCGCTGCGCATGGCACCCAAGTGA
- a CDS encoding MFS transporter, whose product MSQSRLLAEKRFAPFFWTQFLGAFNDNVFKNALVILFTLTPPSDVSLSRDALVNLASGLLILPFFIFSATAGQLAEKMEKSRLVRWTKLMEIAVMIVAAFALFSGSAILLLALLFMLGLQSAIFGPVKFAILPSVLREDELVGGNGLVEMGTYVAILGGTMLGGVLVAQAGWGVHAVAITIVVVAVAGYVASRGVPQVPSAMPGLRIDPNVLVQTWRVIGYARENRAVWLSVLGNSWFWFVGALFLAQLPGFVEDVLHGSPEVVTLLLIVFSLGVGIGSLLCERLSGRVIELGLVPFGSIGITFFAIDLFLASEWHVAPAVVEGPFAVLADSSNWRILMDLALLGVFGGFYSVPLNAMIQHRSDPTKRSRIIAANNIVNAIFIVGAAGVAIVLLGLGLTIPQLFLAAGVMNALVALYIYTLLPEFLFRFLVWLLMHTMYRLRVKGVEKLPSEGPALLVCNHVAYVDALILAAASSRPIRFVMWWKIFEIPLLKWMFGIARAIPIAGRKEKPELVEKAFAEIDRALAEGELVCIFPEGALTYTGELSPFRPGVERIVASTPVPVFPMALKGLWGSWFSRRGGPAMAKRPRRFRSQIELEVGDAIAPADATAERLQHAVQTLRGDAR is encoded by the coding sequence GTGAGCCAGTCCCGCCTGCTCGCCGAGAAGCGCTTCGCGCCCTTCTTCTGGACCCAGTTCCTCGGCGCGTTCAACGACAACGTCTTCAAGAACGCGCTCGTCATCCTCTTCACGCTCACGCCACCGAGCGACGTCTCGCTCTCGCGCGACGCCCTCGTGAACCTCGCGAGCGGCCTGCTCATCCTGCCCTTCTTCATCTTCTCCGCGACGGCCGGTCAGCTCGCCGAGAAGATGGAGAAGTCGCGCCTCGTGCGCTGGACGAAGCTCATGGAGATCGCGGTGATGATCGTCGCCGCGTTCGCGCTCTTCTCGGGCAGCGCGATCCTCCTGCTCGCCCTGCTCTTCATGCTCGGGCTGCAGAGCGCGATCTTCGGGCCGGTGAAGTTCGCGATCCTGCCCTCCGTGCTGCGCGAGGACGAGCTCGTCGGCGGCAACGGCCTCGTCGAGATGGGCACGTACGTCGCGATCCTCGGCGGCACGATGCTCGGCGGCGTGCTCGTCGCGCAGGCGGGCTGGGGCGTGCACGCCGTCGCGATCACGATCGTCGTCGTCGCGGTCGCGGGCTACGTCGCGAGCCGTGGCGTGCCCCAGGTCCCGTCGGCGATGCCGGGCCTGCGCATCGATCCGAACGTGCTCGTCCAGACCTGGCGCGTCATCGGGTACGCGCGCGAGAACCGCGCGGTCTGGCTCTCGGTGCTCGGCAACTCGTGGTTCTGGTTCGTCGGCGCGCTCTTCCTCGCGCAGCTCCCGGGCTTCGTCGAGGACGTGCTCCATGGCTCGCCCGAGGTCGTCACGCTCCTGCTCATCGTCTTCTCGCTCGGCGTCGGCATCGGCTCGCTGCTCTGCGAGCGCCTCAGCGGGCGCGTGATCGAGCTCGGCCTCGTCCCCTTCGGATCGATCGGCATCACGTTCTTCGCGATCGATCTCTTCCTCGCGAGCGAGTGGCACGTCGCGCCCGCCGTCGTCGAAGGCCCCTTCGCCGTGCTCGCCGACTCGAGCAACTGGCGCATCCTCATGGACCTCGCGCTGCTCGGCGTGTTCGGCGGCTTCTACAGCGTGCCGCTCAACGCGATGATCCAGCACCGCAGCGACCCGACGAAGCGCTCGCGCATCATCGCCGCGAACAACATCGTCAACGCGATCTTCATCGTCGGCGCGGCCGGCGTCGCGATCGTGCTGCTCGGCCTCGGCCTCACGATCCCCCAGCTCTTCCTCGCCGCGGGCGTGATGAACGCGCTCGTCGCGCTCTACATCTACACGCTGCTGCCGGAGTTCCTCTTCCGGTTCCTCGTCTGGCTGCTGATGCACACGATGTATCGGCTCCGCGTGAAGGGCGTCGAGAAGCTCCCGAGCGAAGGCCCCGCGCTGCTCGTGTGCAACCACGTCGCGTACGTCGATGCGCTCATCCTCGCGGCCGCGTCGTCGCGCCCGATCCGCTTCGTGATGTGGTGGAAGATCTTCGAGATCCCCCTGCTCAAGTGGATGTTCGGCATCGCGCGCGCGATCCCGATCGCGGGCCGCAAAGAGAAGCCCGAGCTCGTCGAAAAGGCGTTCGCCGAGATCGATCGCGCGCTCGCCGAGGGCGAGCTCGTCTGCATCTTCCCCGAGGGCGCGCTCACGTACACGGGCGAGCTCTCGCCGTTCCGCCCGGGCGTCGAGCGCATCGTCGCGAGCACGCCCGTGCCCGTCTTCCCGATGGCGCTCAAGGGCCTCTGGGGCAGCTGGTTCAGCCGCCGCGGCGGTCCTGCGATGGCGAAGCGCCCGCGCCGCTTCCGCTCGCAGATCGAGCTCGAGGTCGGCGACGCGATCGCGCCCGCCGACGCGACCGCGGAGCGCCTGCAGCACGCGGTGCAGACCCTCCGCGGCGACGCGCGGTAG
- a CDS encoding L-histidine N(alpha)-methyltransferase, protein MRSRRTPDRAGEGVESARPSRPGGPSQLLELFFATCAELGVESDRDVAALAGVSVENVANWRSGAVRELKPYKLAGVKRALAGRIAQLKDRASLMDSTVHLKLRPLEIEEGSSPAEQQRKLRDRVHYDYVGHQFLYAEAQGALAWESIIRSGYEQDSWLRGVRDQARLWFDSARDARGGCRGPIAEALGLDSRRLRGLDVISLGPGEGSKECVLIEALHALEGSIGQPLPWQTMALVDVSISLLVRAATSARKLVGEREDLPRTHVLAFCADFEEGPLGFVNRLPTERYDADAGRRLVCVLGNVFGNVRDEEHFLREKLARLVRPGDLLWLEVGLRADPLSSDPLYALLARTDRQETAAETNRRLLLEGPYRAWESALGRSHARVEMRLTLREDDDASRIPGSCNFCHDLWLVEERRALTMLYSRRYELAALTRWLEARGYQLLRQQSVADSKGRPRVAHLLLRRTSEPEKR, encoded by the coding sequence ATGCGCTCACGACGAACCCCCGATCGCGCCGGTGAAGGCGTCGAGAGCGCGCGCCCCTCGCGCCCCGGCGGTCCGAGCCAGCTCCTCGAGCTCTTCTTCGCGACCTGCGCCGAGCTCGGCGTCGAGAGCGATCGCGACGTCGCCGCGCTCGCCGGCGTCAGCGTCGAGAACGTCGCGAACTGGCGCTCCGGCGCGGTGCGCGAGCTCAAGCCCTACAAGCTCGCCGGCGTGAAGCGCGCCCTGGCGGGACGCATCGCGCAGCTCAAGGATCGCGCGAGCCTCATGGACTCCACGGTCCACCTGAAGCTGCGCCCGCTCGAGATCGAAGAAGGCTCGAGCCCCGCAGAGCAGCAACGCAAGCTGCGCGACCGCGTCCACTACGACTACGTCGGGCACCAGTTCCTCTACGCCGAGGCGCAGGGCGCGCTCGCGTGGGAGAGCATCATCCGCTCGGGCTACGAGCAGGACTCGTGGCTGCGCGGCGTGCGCGATCAAGCGCGCCTCTGGTTCGACTCGGCGCGCGACGCGCGCGGTGGATGCCGCGGTCCGATCGCCGAGGCGCTCGGGCTCGACTCGCGTCGCCTCCGCGGGCTCGACGTGATCAGCCTCGGCCCCGGCGAGGGCAGCAAGGAGTGCGTGCTGATCGAGGCGCTCCACGCGCTCGAGGGCAGCATCGGCCAGCCACTCCCCTGGCAGACGATGGCGCTCGTCGACGTGTCCATCTCCTTGCTGGTGCGCGCCGCGACCTCGGCGCGGAAGCTCGTCGGCGAGCGCGAGGACCTGCCCCGCACCCACGTGCTCGCGTTCTGCGCCGACTTCGAGGAGGGCCCGCTCGGCTTCGTCAATCGCCTGCCGACCGAGCGCTACGACGCCGACGCCGGGCGGCGCCTCGTCTGCGTCCTCGGCAACGTCTTCGGCAACGTGCGCGACGAGGAGCACTTCCTCCGCGAGAAGCTCGCGCGCCTCGTGCGTCCCGGCGATCTCCTCTGGCTCGAGGTCGGCCTGCGCGCCGATCCGCTCTCGAGCGATCCCCTCTACGCGCTCCTCGCGCGCACCGATCGCCAGGAGACCGCGGCCGAGACCAACCGCCGCCTGCTCCTCGAGGGCCCGTATCGCGCGTGGGAGAGCGCGCTCGGCCGCAGCCACGCGCGCGTCGAGATGCGCCTCACGCTGCGCGAGGACGACGACGCGTCGCGCATCCCCGGCTCGTGCAACTTCTGCCACGACCTCTGGCTCGTCGAAGAGCGGCGCGCGCTCACGATGCTCTACAGCCGCCGCTACGAGCTCGCCGCGCTCACCCGCTGGCTCGAGGCGCGCGGCTACCAGCTCCTGCGCCAACAGAGCGTGGCCGACAGCAAGGGACGCCCGCGCGTCGCGCACCTGCTGCTCCGCCGCACCAGCGAGCCCGAGAAGCGCTGA
- a CDS encoding acyl-CoA carboxylase subunit beta: protein MTVKKPFDPVAALDDLDRRALEGGGAARIAKQHEAGKLTARERIDLLLDPGSFVEMDRLVVHRCNDFGMAEQKIPGDGVVTGYGSIEGRKVFVFAQDFTVFGGSLSAAYARKITKIMDLAMRVGAPVIGLNDSGGARIQEGVESLAGYAEIFQANVLASGVVPQISAILGPCAGGAVYSPALTDFIFMVEKTSYMFITGPDVIRTVTHEEVSKEELGGARTHNETSGVAHFASADDASCLAAIRELMGFLPLNNHEDPPHRPTTDSVDREDAELDTLVPRDSAKPYDIKQVIAKVVDDGVFFEVQERFAENIVVGFARIGGSPIGVVANQPQILAGCLDIDASVKAARFVRFCDAFNVPIVTFVDVPGFLPGTAQEYGGIIKHGAKLLYAYAEATVPKITVITRKAYGGAYDVMASKHLRGDMNFAWPSAEIAVMGPDGAVNIVYRREIEKATDAVAAKAHFVDEYRSKFANPFKAAELGFVDEVIHPRTTRARLARALWLLRDKRLENPPKKHDNLPL, encoded by the coding sequence ATGACCGTGAAGAAGCCCTTCGATCCCGTCGCTGCTCTCGATGATCTCGATCGACGTGCGCTCGAAGGAGGCGGCGCCGCGCGCATCGCGAAGCAGCACGAGGCGGGCAAGCTCACCGCGCGCGAGCGCATCGATCTGCTCCTCGACCCCGGCTCGTTCGTCGAGATGGATCGCCTCGTCGTCCATCGCTGCAACGACTTCGGCATGGCCGAGCAGAAGATCCCCGGCGACGGCGTGGTCACCGGCTACGGCAGCATCGAGGGCCGCAAGGTCTTCGTGTTCGCCCAGGACTTCACCGTGTTCGGCGGCTCGCTCTCCGCGGCCTACGCCCGGAAGATCACGAAGATCATGGACCTCGCGATGCGCGTCGGGGCCCCGGTGATCGGCCTCAACGACTCGGGCGGCGCGCGCATCCAGGAAGGCGTCGAGTCGCTCGCGGGCTACGCCGAGATCTTCCAGGCGAACGTGCTCGCCTCGGGCGTCGTCCCGCAGATCAGCGCGATCCTCGGGCCCTGCGCCGGCGGCGCGGTGTACTCGCCCGCGCTCACCGACTTCATCTTCATGGTCGAGAAGACCTCCTACATGTTCATCACCGGCCCCGACGTGATCAGAACGGTCACGCACGAGGAGGTGAGCAAGGAAGAGCTCGGCGGCGCGCGCACCCACAACGAGACGAGCGGCGTCGCGCACTTCGCCTCGGCCGACGACGCGTCGTGCCTCGCCGCGATCCGCGAGCTGATGGGGTTCCTCCCGCTCAACAACCACGAGGACCCGCCGCACCGCCCCACGACCGACTCGGTGGATCGCGAGGACGCGGAGCTCGACACGCTGGTCCCGCGCGACTCCGCGAAGCCCTACGACATCAAGCAGGTCATCGCGAAGGTCGTCGACGACGGCGTGTTCTTCGAGGTGCAGGAGCGCTTCGCCGAGAACATCGTCGTCGGCTTCGCGCGCATCGGCGGCTCGCCGATCGGCGTGGTCGCGAACCAGCCGCAGATCCTCGCGGGGTGCCTCGACATCGACGCGAGCGTGAAGGCCGCGCGCTTCGTGCGCTTCTGCGACGCGTTCAACGTGCCGATCGTCACCTTCGTCGACGTGCCCGGGTTCCTCCCCGGCACCGCGCAGGAGTACGGCGGCATCATCAAGCACGGCGCGAAGCTGCTCTACGCGTACGCCGAGGCGACGGTCCCGAAGATCACGGTCATCACCCGCAAGGCGTACGGCGGCGCGTACGACGTGATGGCGAGCAAGCACCTGCGCGGCGACATGAACTTCGCGTGGCCGAGCGCGGAGATCGCGGTGATGGGCCCCGACGGCGCGGTGAACATCGTCTACCGCCGCGAGATCGAGAAGGCGACGGACGCGGTCGCGGCGAAGGCGCACTTCGTCGACGAGTACCGCTCGAAGTTCGCGAACCCGTTCAAGGCCGCGGAGCTCGGCTTCGTCGACGAGGTGATCCACCCGCGCACGACGCGCGCGCGCCTGGCGCGCGCGCTCTGGCTGCTGCGCGACAAGCGCCTCGAGAACCCGCCGAAGAAGCACGACAACCTTCCTCTTTGA
- a CDS encoding DUF427 domain-containing protein: MKSPGHRKWPDHVVAERTLDQHLRVEIDGEVLADSRDVIEVDEDGAPPRFYFPRSDVVMDKLERTATTTTCPFKGTAHYFRVRTGGKTLDDAVWTYEEPYDEHAALKDRVAFYEGEMPQIRIELAP, translated from the coding sequence ATGAAGTCTCCCGGGCATCGGAAGTGGCCCGACCACGTGGTCGCGGAGCGAACGCTGGACCAGCACCTGCGCGTCGAGATCGACGGCGAGGTGCTCGCCGACTCGCGCGACGTGATCGAGGTCGACGAGGACGGAGCCCCGCCTCGCTTCTACTTCCCGCGATCCGACGTCGTCATGGACAAGCTCGAGCGCACCGCGACGACGACCACCTGTCCCTTCAAGGGCACCGCGCACTACTTCCGCGTGCGCACCGGCGGCAAGACGCTCGACGACGCGGTCTGGACCTACGAGGAGCCCTACGACGAGCACGCGGCGCTGAAGGACCGCGTCGCGTTCTACGAAGGCGAGATGCCGCAGATCCGCATCGAGCTCGCCCCGTAG